One Festucalex cinctus isolate MCC-2025b chromosome 1, RoL_Fcin_1.0, whole genome shotgun sequence genomic region harbors:
- the eif4g1a gene encoding eukaryotic translation initiation factor 4 gamma 1a isoform X11, translated as MNKPPQPIPGPTSVPNPSPSPGLTPAAYGPGQPPSLVFATPPPPPMNSAPQPRQGYYSNRPAMATNAQRVPTSSGPRPVGPPHVYPPSSQMMMIPQQQLSFAGSPQGYFLPPGQYRPPYMAPTQQYPVTSGTAGYYAGTSPAEYSGYAGAYYPAQPAYSTSVQPAQVIINPAQQQQPAPPSQQPPAPTQGPPKRERKPIRIRDPTRGGRDITEEIMSGGRSTTTPTPPQANITESGAAQTNGEVIPPVTAVARRDDNMEHVANVETPPPPPTANPEPAFEATQEGDIQDVPAAELEPAAPDLAPEVPAQLVEDQPVPALLPPVAIASPVVEVEVDTNAGDTVDAPVCPSPSTAQEEEPQAAPAPCEKVPEKQQVEEVQVAEEKEEPGEVAPIEPTAELAEVVTPVGTETEEMPTKMAAEEPPVLVQETVASLTQNAAPEPEPEPKPKPAPEEPAEPPLSNGLPQDVEELCEEDTTPCDQPDASQSQESTPVEKTAAPVVEEAEVEEKEKEKEVAVVEEKKEELVKVAKSEDVSPVAVNCPTAESAMQAATSVPKKKRNMKEINKKEAIGDLLDAFTEEQDAKPASEPSSTQADPVPVAPAEPPAEVADETWEEKEDKQNAEPESKVESTDKKYQYKEEQWKPINPEDKKRYDRKFLLGFQFISASMNKPEGLPVINDVVLDKVNKTPLRPAEPVRMMNVGPDFTPSYLGNLGSRSVGGPRGPPPGPRRSQQGQRKEPRKIITSMSLNDDVQLNKAEKAWKPSTKKGGGGGGGGGGGGGGGGGGGGRGRGEEDVTAAPDEELTPEQAQTQEILKRLRSILNKLTPQKFQDLMNQVKELTIDTEERLKGAIDLIFEKAILEPSFSVAYANMCRCLTALKVPTTEKPGYNVTFRKLLLNRCQKEFEKDQDDDEFLDKKQKEMEAAKDEEERERMRLELEEARDKARRRSLGNIKFIGELFKLKMLTEAIMHDCVVKLLKNHDEESLECLCRLLSTIGKDLDFEKAKPRMDQYFHQMEKIIKERKTSSRIRFMLQDVLDLRRCNWVPRRGDQGPKTIDQIHKDAEMEEHREQIKVQQQLMSKKDTGGGGSRMGGGMGGRGPHAPGGGRGSQPQDEGWNTVPITKRPYDTARLKITKPDNPDLNNQRLAPSGKGWGKGSSGGMGVKTATADQDSGRSTTSTVNRFGALQHSSSMSSDSDRRAPQRSSSSRERGGDRDRADRDRDRFERFDRDDRSSRSQVTKRSFSRETEERGGRGGDNRPTNEPVRRVASMTDSRDRGSRDRGSRDRGSRDRGSRDRGSRDRGPSKDLPGKRESAPAPPSLPKLTEEEVEKKSTAIIEEYLHINELKEAMDCVSELNSTALLYVFVRQGVESTLERSTSAREHMGLLLHKLIQLGTMPVPQYFKGLLEILEVAEDMAIDIPHIWLYLAEIITPMLLEGGIPMGQLFREIAKPLLPIGKAGVLLVQILHLLCKGMTRSKVGALWKEAGLNWSDFLSKDEDVNKFVTEQKVEFTTGEEQESTDIAKKPLSADELRQELERLFRDKASNQRVKDWVEANLDEQQSSSNQFVRALMTAVCQFAITGDPYKVDVPLINTRAALLRDFLNDEEKELQALYALQALMVQMEQPANLLRMFFDALYDDDVIKEEAFYKWESSKDAAEQSGKGVALKSVTAFFTWLREPEEESDKD; from the exons ATGAATAAACCACCGCAGCCTATACCGGGACCCACCTCTGTCCCAAACCCTTCCCCTTCCCCTGGATTGACACCG GCCGCATACGGACCTGGGCAGCCTCCATCTCTTGTCTTCGCCACACCTCCACCCCCACCAATGAACTCCGCTCCCCAGCCAAGACAG GGTTATTATTCGAACCGTCCGGCAATGGCCACCAACGCGCAGAGGGTCCCAACAAGCAGTGGCCCTCGACCCGTTGGACCCCCCCACGTCTACCCGCCGAGCTcccagatgatgatgattcccCAGCAGCAGCTCTCGTTCGCCGGCTCCCCTCAGGGTTACTTTCTTCCCCCTGGACAG TACCGGCCCCCATACATGGCACCTACTCAGCAGTATCCCGTGACCAGCGGTACTGCAGGCTACTATGCGGGAACCAGCCCTGCTGAATACTCCGGCTACG CAGGAGCATACTACCCGGCTCAGCCAGCGTACTCTACGTCTGTCCAGCCCGCACAGGTCATTATCAACCCTGCCCAGCAACAACAACCAGCCCCCCCATCTCAGCAGCCACCAGCACCGACACAAGGCCCACCAAAGAGGGAACGTAAACCG ATCAGAATACGTGACCCGACCCGGGGCGGACGCGATATCACGGAGGAGATTATGTCTGGTGGAAGGTCCACTACTACACCAACTCCACCACAG GCCAACATCACAGAATCTGGAGCCGCACAGACTAACGGCGAAGTCATTCCGCCTGTTACGGCAGTCGCAAGACGAG ATGACAACATGGAGCATGTTGCTAATGTTGAGACCCCACCACCCCCTCCCACTGCGAACCCCGAGCCCGCATTTGAGGCCACACAGGAAGGAGACATCCAGGATGTGCCGGCTGCGGAATTGGAACCTGCGGCCCCTGACCTGGCTCCTGAAGTCCCGGCCCAACTGGTGGAGGACCAACCGGTCCCCGCTCTCCTCCCTCCCGTCGCAATAGCATCCCCCGTGGTGGAAGTTGAAGTCGACACTAACGCCGGTGACACGGTAGACGCTCCCGTCTGCCCGTCTCCTTCGACGGCACAAGAGGAGGAACCGCAGGCTGCTCCGGCTCCGTGTGAGAAGGTGCCAGAAAAGCAACAAGTGGAGGAAGTGCAGGTAGCGGAAGAAAAGGAAGAGCCCGGGGAGGTTGCCCCAATAGAGCCTACTGCTGAACTTGCAGAAGTAGTAACCCCTGTTGGTACGGAAACAGAGGAAATGCCGACAAAGATGGCGGCTGAAGAGCCTCCAGTCTTGGTGCAGGAGACCGTTGCTTCACTGACCCAGAATGCTGCTCCTGAACCCGAGCCGGAACCCAAGCCCAAACCCGCCCCTGAAGAACCAGCAGAGCCTCCTCTCTCCAACGGCCTTCCCCAGGACGTGGAGGAACTCTGCGAGGAAGACACTACACCCTGCGACCAGCCAGATGCTTCTCAATCTCAGGAATCCACACCTGTGGAGAAAACTGCAGCTCCAGTTGTGGAGGAGGCGGAGGtcgaggagaaggagaaggagaaggaggtgGCGGTGGTGGAAGAGAAGAAAGAGGAATTGGTGAAGGTGGCAAAAAGTGAGGACGTCTCTCCTGTCGCTGTAAACTGTCCCACAGCGGAATCTGCTATGCAAG CTGCTACGTCTGTgccaaagaagaagaggaacatGAAGGAAATCAACAAGAAGGAGGCCATTGGAGACCTCCTCGATGCCTTCACAGAG GAGCAGGATGCCAAGCCTGCCTCAGAGCCCTCGTCCACTCAGGCCGACCCTGTCCCTGTTGCTCCAGCTGAACCTCCCGCCGAGGTGGCAGATGAGACctgggaggagaaggaggacaaGCAGAATGCAGAACCGGAATCCAAAGTGGAATCCACTGACAAGAAATACCAGTACAAAGAAG AACAATGGAAGCCAATAAACCCCGAAGATAAAAAACGCTACGACCGAAAGTTCCTGCTGGGCTTCCAGTTCATCAGCGCCAGCATGAACAAACCCGAAGGCCTGCCCGTCATCAACGACGTGGTTCTGGACAAG GTGAACAAGACTCCACTGCGGCCTGCAGAACCAGTTCGAATGATGAATGTCGGGCCAGATTTCACCCCCTCGTATTTGGGCAATCTGGGCAGCAGATCAGTTGGAGGACCGCGTGGacca CCCCCCGGGCCACGTCGTTCCCAGCAGGGTCAGCGGAAAGAGCCGCGCAAAATCATCACCAGCATGTCGCTCAACGACGACGTGCAGCTCAACAAAGCGGAGAAGGCCTGGAAGCCCTCGACTAAgaagggcggcggcggcggtggcggcggcggcggcggtggtggcggcggcggcggcggcggcggccgtggCCGCGGCGAGGAGGACGTGACGGCGGCGCCTGACGAAGAGCTCACCCCCGAGCAAGCCCAAACGCAAGAGATTCTGAAGCGACTGCGCAGTATCCTCAACAAACTGACTCCGCAGAAGTTCCAGGACCTGATGAATCAGGTGAAGGAGCTGACCATAGACACGGAGGAGAGGCTGAAGGGTGCCATCGACCTCATCTTTGAGAAAGCCATCTTGGAGCCCAGCTTCTCTGTGGCCTACGCCAACATGTGCCGCTGCCTTACAGCG TTGAAAGTCCCCACGACGGAGAAACCAGGATACAATGTGACCTTCCGCAAGCTGCTGCTCAACCGCTGCCAGAAAGAGTTTGAGAAGGACCAGGATGACGACGAGTTCTTGGACAAGAAACAAAAGGAGATGGAGGCCGCCAAAGAC GAGGAGGAGCGTGAGCGCATGCGGCTGGAGCTGGAGGAAGCCCGAGACAAGGCCAGGCGCCGCTCGCTAGGCAACATCAAATTCATTGGTGAACTCTTCAAGCTCAAGATGCTAACGGAGGCCATCATGCACGACTGTGTGGTCAAACTACTGAAGAATCATGACGAGGAGTCTCTGGAGTGTCTCTGCAGGCTGCTCTCCACCATTGGCAAGGACCTGGACTTCGAGAAAGCCAAG CCACGTATGGATCAGTATTTTCATCAAATGGAAAAGATAATCAAAGAGAGAAAAACGTCATCCCGGATCCGTTTCATGCTGCAAGATGTCTTGGACCTCAGACGG TGTAACTGGGTGCCCAGAAGAGGAGATCAAGGTCCTAAAACCATCGACCAGATCCACAAGGACGCGGAGATGGAGGAGCACAGGGAGCAGATAAAAGTCCAGCAGCAGCTCATGTCTAAAAAGGACACGGGTGGAGGCGGCAGCAGGATGGGTGGAGGTATGGGCGGCCGGGGCCCTCACGCACCGGGAGGTGGCCGGGGCAGCCAACCCCAGGATGAGGGCTGGAACACGGTGCCCATCACTAAGAGACCCTACGACACCGCCCGCCTTAAGATCACAAAG CCCGACAATCCGGATCTCAACAATCAACGGTTGGCTCCGTCAGGCAAAGGCTGGGGCAAAGGCAGCAGCGGAGGAATGGGAGTCAAAACTGCAACGGCAGACCAAG ACTCTGGCCGGTCAACTACCAGCACCGTCAACCGCTTCGGTGCCCTGCAACACTCAAGCTCCATGTCCTCAGATTCCGATCGTAGAGCTCCTCAGAG GTCGAGCTCCAGCCGCGAACGAGGCGGCGACAGAGACCGGGCCGACCGGGACCGAGATCGCTTTGAACGCTTCGACCGCGACGATCGAAGCAGCCGGAGCCAAGTCACCAAGCGGAGCTTCAGCAGAGAAACGGAGGAGCGCGGCGGAAGGGGCGGCGACAACAGGCCCACCAATGAGCCCGTGCGCCGCGTGGCCAGCATGACGGACAGCCGCGATCGGGGAAGCAGGGACCGAGGCAGCAGAGATCGAGGCAGCCGGGACCGAGGCAGTAGAGACAGGGGAAGCCGGGACAGAGGTCCAAGCAAAGACCTCCCAG GAAAGCGCGAGAGTGCCCCCGCTCCTCCCTCTCTTCCTAAATTGACGGAAGAGGAGGTTGAGAAGAAGTCCACCGCCATCATCGAAGAGTACCTCCACATCAACGAGTTGAAG GAGGCCATGGACTGCGTGTCGGAGCTCAACAGCACCGCGTTGCTCTACGTGTTCGTGCGGCAGGGCGTGGAGTCGACGCTGGAGCGCAGCACCAGCGCTCGAGAGCACATGGGCTTGTTGCTGCACAAACTCATCCAATTGGGGACCATGCCTGTTCCGCAGTATTTCAAAGG GCTTCTCGAGATTCTGGAGGTCGCCGAAGACATGGCCATAGACATACCTCACATCTGGCTGTACCTAGCGGAAATCATCACCCCCATGCTCCTTGAGGGCGGCATCCCTATGGGGCAGCTCTTCAG GGAGATCGCCAAGCCGCTCTTACCGATTGGGAAGGCCGGCGTGCTGCTGGTGCAAATCCTCCACCTGCTCTGCAAAGGGATG ACTCGCAGTAAGGTCGGTGCCCTGTGGAAAGAGGCGGGACTCAACTGGAGTGATTTCCTGTCCAAAGATGAAGACGTCAACAAGTTTGTCACTGAGCAG AAAGTGGAGTTCACAACCGGAGAGGAGCAGGAGTCCACGGACATCGCCAAGAAGCCGCTGAGCGCCGACGAGCTCAGGCAAGAGCTGGAGCGCCTCTTCCGCGACAAGGCCAGCAATCAGCGGGTCAAAGACTGGGTGGAG GCCAACCTGGATGAGCAGCAGAGCTCCTCCAACCAGTTCGTACGCGCACTCATGACCGCCGTGTGCCAGTTCGCCATTACAG GGGACCCATACAAAGTGGACGTGCCGCTGATCAACACCCGAGCCGCCCTGCTTCGGGACTTCCTGAACGACGAGGAGAAGGAGCTGCAGGCGCTCTACGCCCTGCAGGCGCTCATGGTGCAAATGGAGCAGCCTGCAA ACCTCCTGCGCATGTTCTTTGACGCGCTGTACGACGACGACGTCATCAAGGAGGAGGCCTTCTACAAGTGGGAGTCCAGCAAAGACGCGGCGGAGCAGAGCGGCAAAGGCGTGGCCCTCAAGTCGGTCACCGCCTTCTTCACTTGGCTGCGCGAGCCCGAGGAAGAGTCTGACAAAGACTAA
- the eif4g1a gene encoding eukaryotic translation initiation factor 4 gamma 1a isoform X8, whose protein sequence is MNKPPQPIPGPTSVPNPSPSPGLTPAAYGPGQPPSLVFATPPPPPMNSAPQPRQFAAGPRTLHQQGGYRALQGYYSNRPAMATNAQRVPTSSGPRPVGPPHVYPPSSQMMMIPQQQLSFAGSPQGYFLPPGQYRPPYMAPTQQYPVTSGTAGYYAGTSPAEYSGYAGAYYPAQPAYSTSVQPAQVIINPAQQQQPAPPSQQPPAPTQGPPKRERKPIRIRDPTRGGRDITEEIMSGGRSTTTPTPPQANITESGAAQTNGEVIPPVTAVARRDDNMEHVANVETPPPPPTANPEPAFEATQEGDIQDVPAAELEPAAPDLAPEVPAQLVEDQPVPALLPPVAIASPVVEVEVDTNAGDTVDAPVCPSPSTAQEEEPQAAPAPCEKVPEKQQVEEVQVAEEKEEPGEVAPIEPTAELAEVVTPVGTETEEMPTKMAAEEPPVLVQETVASLTQNAAPEPEPEPKPKPAPEEPAEPPLSNGLPQDVEELCEEDTTPCDQPDASQSQESTPVEKTAAPVVEEAEVEEKEKEKEVAVVEEKKEELVKVAKSEDVSPVAVNCPTAESAMQAATSVPKKKRNMKEINKKEAIGDLLDAFTEEQDAKPASEPSSTQADPVPVAPAEPPAEVADETWEEKEDKQNAEPESKVESTDKKYQYKEEQWKPINPEDKKRYDRKFLLGFQFISASMNKPEGLPVINDVVLDKVNKTPLRPAEPVRMMNVGPDFTPSYLGNLGSRSVGGPRGPPPGPRRSQQGQRKEPRKIITSMSLNDDVQLNKAEKAWKPSTKKGGGGGGGGGGGGGGGGGGGGRGRGEEDVTAAPDEELTPEQAQTQEILKRLRSILNKLTPQKFQDLMNQVKELTIDTEERLKGAIDLIFEKAILEPSFSVAYANMCRCLTALKVPTTEKPGYNVTFRKLLLNRCQKEFEKDQDDDEFLDKKQKEMEAAKDEEERERMRLELEEARDKARRRSLGNIKFIGELFKLKMLTEAIMHDCVVKLLKNHDEESLECLCRLLSTIGKDLDFEKAKPRMDQYFHQMEKIIKERKTSSRIRFMLQDVLDLRRCNWVPRRGDQGPKTIDQIHKDAEMEEHREQIKVQQQLMSKKDTGGGGSRMGGGMGGRGPHAPGGGRGSQPQDEGWNTVPITKRPYDTARLKITKPDNPDLNNQRLAPSGKGWGKGSSGGMGVKTATADQDSGRSTTSTVNRFGALQHSSSMSSDSDRRAPQSRSSSSRERGGDRDRADRDRDRFERFDRDDRSSRSQVTKRSFSRETEERGGRGGDNRPTNEPVRRVASMTDSRDRGSRDRGSRDRGSRDRGSRDRGSRDRGPSKDLPGKRESAPAPPSLPKLTEEEVEKKSTAIIEEYLHINELKEAMDCVSELNSTALLYVFVRQGVESTLERSTSAREHMGLLLHKLIQLGTMPVPQYFKGLLEILEVAEDMAIDIPHIWLYLAEIITPMLLEGGIPMGQLFREIAKPLLPIGKAGVLLVQILHLLCKGMTRSKVGALWKEAGLNWSDFLSKDEDVNKFVTEQKVEFTTGEEQESTDIAKKPLSADELRQELERLFRDKASNQRVKDWVEANLDEQQSSSNQFVRALMTAVCQFAITGDPYKVDVPLINTRAALLRDFLNDEEKELQALYALQALMVQMEQPANLLRMFFDALYDDDVIKEEAFYKWESSKDAAEQSGKGVALKSVTAFFTWLREPEEESDKD, encoded by the exons ATGAATAAACCACCGCAGCCTATACCGGGACCCACCTCTGTCCCAAACCCTTCCCCTTCCCCTGGATTGACACCG GCCGCATACGGACCTGGGCAGCCTCCATCTCTTGTCTTCGCCACACCTCCACCCCCACCAATGAACTCCGCTCCCCAGCCAAGACAG TTTGCCGCAGGGCCCCGTACGTTACACCAACAG GGTGGATACAGAGCGCTACAG GGTTATTATTCGAACCGTCCGGCAATGGCCACCAACGCGCAGAGGGTCCCAACAAGCAGTGGCCCTCGACCCGTTGGACCCCCCCACGTCTACCCGCCGAGCTcccagatgatgatgattcccCAGCAGCAGCTCTCGTTCGCCGGCTCCCCTCAGGGTTACTTTCTTCCCCCTGGACAG TACCGGCCCCCATACATGGCACCTACTCAGCAGTATCCCGTGACCAGCGGTACTGCAGGCTACTATGCGGGAACCAGCCCTGCTGAATACTCCGGCTACG CAGGAGCATACTACCCGGCTCAGCCAGCGTACTCTACGTCTGTCCAGCCCGCACAGGTCATTATCAACCCTGCCCAGCAACAACAACCAGCCCCCCCATCTCAGCAGCCACCAGCACCGACACAAGGCCCACCAAAGAGGGAACGTAAACCG ATCAGAATACGTGACCCGACCCGGGGCGGACGCGATATCACGGAGGAGATTATGTCTGGTGGAAGGTCCACTACTACACCAACTCCACCACAG GCCAACATCACAGAATCTGGAGCCGCACAGACTAACGGCGAAGTCATTCCGCCTGTTACGGCAGTCGCAAGACGAG ATGACAACATGGAGCATGTTGCTAATGTTGAGACCCCACCACCCCCTCCCACTGCGAACCCCGAGCCCGCATTTGAGGCCACACAGGAAGGAGACATCCAGGATGTGCCGGCTGCGGAATTGGAACCTGCGGCCCCTGACCTGGCTCCTGAAGTCCCGGCCCAACTGGTGGAGGACCAACCGGTCCCCGCTCTCCTCCCTCCCGTCGCAATAGCATCCCCCGTGGTGGAAGTTGAAGTCGACACTAACGCCGGTGACACGGTAGACGCTCCCGTCTGCCCGTCTCCTTCGACGGCACAAGAGGAGGAACCGCAGGCTGCTCCGGCTCCGTGTGAGAAGGTGCCAGAAAAGCAACAAGTGGAGGAAGTGCAGGTAGCGGAAGAAAAGGAAGAGCCCGGGGAGGTTGCCCCAATAGAGCCTACTGCTGAACTTGCAGAAGTAGTAACCCCTGTTGGTACGGAAACAGAGGAAATGCCGACAAAGATGGCGGCTGAAGAGCCTCCAGTCTTGGTGCAGGAGACCGTTGCTTCACTGACCCAGAATGCTGCTCCTGAACCCGAGCCGGAACCCAAGCCCAAACCCGCCCCTGAAGAACCAGCAGAGCCTCCTCTCTCCAACGGCCTTCCCCAGGACGTGGAGGAACTCTGCGAGGAAGACACTACACCCTGCGACCAGCCAGATGCTTCTCAATCTCAGGAATCCACACCTGTGGAGAAAACTGCAGCTCCAGTTGTGGAGGAGGCGGAGGtcgaggagaaggagaaggagaaggaggtgGCGGTGGTGGAAGAGAAGAAAGAGGAATTGGTGAAGGTGGCAAAAAGTGAGGACGTCTCTCCTGTCGCTGTAAACTGTCCCACAGCGGAATCTGCTATGCAAG CTGCTACGTCTGTgccaaagaagaagaggaacatGAAGGAAATCAACAAGAAGGAGGCCATTGGAGACCTCCTCGATGCCTTCACAGAG GAGCAGGATGCCAAGCCTGCCTCAGAGCCCTCGTCCACTCAGGCCGACCCTGTCCCTGTTGCTCCAGCTGAACCTCCCGCCGAGGTGGCAGATGAGACctgggaggagaaggaggacaaGCAGAATGCAGAACCGGAATCCAAAGTGGAATCCACTGACAAGAAATACCAGTACAAAGAAG AACAATGGAAGCCAATAAACCCCGAAGATAAAAAACGCTACGACCGAAAGTTCCTGCTGGGCTTCCAGTTCATCAGCGCCAGCATGAACAAACCCGAAGGCCTGCCCGTCATCAACGACGTGGTTCTGGACAAG GTGAACAAGACTCCACTGCGGCCTGCAGAACCAGTTCGAATGATGAATGTCGGGCCAGATTTCACCCCCTCGTATTTGGGCAATCTGGGCAGCAGATCAGTTGGAGGACCGCGTGGacca CCCCCCGGGCCACGTCGTTCCCAGCAGGGTCAGCGGAAAGAGCCGCGCAAAATCATCACCAGCATGTCGCTCAACGACGACGTGCAGCTCAACAAAGCGGAGAAGGCCTGGAAGCCCTCGACTAAgaagggcggcggcggcggtggcggcggcggcggcggtggtggcggcggcggcggcggcggcggccgtggCCGCGGCGAGGAGGACGTGACGGCGGCGCCTGACGAAGAGCTCACCCCCGAGCAAGCCCAAACGCAAGAGATTCTGAAGCGACTGCGCAGTATCCTCAACAAACTGACTCCGCAGAAGTTCCAGGACCTGATGAATCAGGTGAAGGAGCTGACCATAGACACGGAGGAGAGGCTGAAGGGTGCCATCGACCTCATCTTTGAGAAAGCCATCTTGGAGCCCAGCTTCTCTGTGGCCTACGCCAACATGTGCCGCTGCCTTACAGCG TTGAAAGTCCCCACGACGGAGAAACCAGGATACAATGTGACCTTCCGCAAGCTGCTGCTCAACCGCTGCCAGAAAGAGTTTGAGAAGGACCAGGATGACGACGAGTTCTTGGACAAGAAACAAAAGGAGATGGAGGCCGCCAAAGAC GAGGAGGAGCGTGAGCGCATGCGGCTGGAGCTGGAGGAAGCCCGAGACAAGGCCAGGCGCCGCTCGCTAGGCAACATCAAATTCATTGGTGAACTCTTCAAGCTCAAGATGCTAACGGAGGCCATCATGCACGACTGTGTGGTCAAACTACTGAAGAATCATGACGAGGAGTCTCTGGAGTGTCTCTGCAGGCTGCTCTCCACCATTGGCAAGGACCTGGACTTCGAGAAAGCCAAG CCACGTATGGATCAGTATTTTCATCAAATGGAAAAGATAATCAAAGAGAGAAAAACGTCATCCCGGATCCGTTTCATGCTGCAAGATGTCTTGGACCTCAGACGG TGTAACTGGGTGCCCAGAAGAGGAGATCAAGGTCCTAAAACCATCGACCAGATCCACAAGGACGCGGAGATGGAGGAGCACAGGGAGCAGATAAAAGTCCAGCAGCAGCTCATGTCTAAAAAGGACACGGGTGGAGGCGGCAGCAGGATGGGTGGAGGTATGGGCGGCCGGGGCCCTCACGCACCGGGAGGTGGCCGGGGCAGCCAACCCCAGGATGAGGGCTGGAACACGGTGCCCATCACTAAGAGACCCTACGACACCGCCCGCCTTAAGATCACAAAG CCCGACAATCCGGATCTCAACAATCAACGGTTGGCTCCGTCAGGCAAAGGCTGGGGCAAAGGCAGCAGCGGAGGAATGGGAGTCAAAACTGCAACGGCAGACCAAG ACTCTGGCCGGTCAACTACCAGCACCGTCAACCGCTTCGGTGCCCTGCAACACTCAAGCTCCATGTCCTCAGATTCCGATCGTAGAGCTCCTCAGAG CAGGTCGAGCTCCAGCCGCGAACGAGGCGGCGACAGAGACCGGGCCGACCGGGACCGAGATCGCTTTGAACGCTTCGACCGCGACGATCGAAGCAGCCGGAGCCAAGTCACCAAGCGGAGCTTCAGCAGAGAAACGGAGGAGCGCGGCGGAAGGGGCGGCGACAACAGGCCCACCAATGAGCCCGTGCGCCGCGTGGCCAGCATGACGGACAGCCGCGATCGGGGAAGCAGGGACCGAGGCAGCAGAGATCGAGGCAGCCGGGACCGAGGCAGTAGAGACAGGGGAAGCCGGGACAGAGGTCCAAGCAAAGACCTCCCAG GAAAGCGCGAGAGTGCCCCCGCTCCTCCCTCTCTTCCTAAATTGACGGAAGAGGAGGTTGAGAAGAAGTCCACCGCCATCATCGAAGAGTACCTCCACATCAACGAGTTGAAG GAGGCCATGGACTGCGTGTCGGAGCTCAACAGCACCGCGTTGCTCTACGTGTTCGTGCGGCAGGGCGTGGAGTCGACGCTGGAGCGCAGCACCAGCGCTCGAGAGCACATGGGCTTGTTGCTGCACAAACTCATCCAATTGGGGACCATGCCTGTTCCGCAGTATTTCAAAGG GCTTCTCGAGATTCTGGAGGTCGCCGAAGACATGGCCATAGACATACCTCACATCTGGCTGTACCTAGCGGAAATCATCACCCCCATGCTCCTTGAGGGCGGCATCCCTATGGGGCAGCTCTTCAG GGAGATCGCCAAGCCGCTCTTACCGATTGGGAAGGCCGGCGTGCTGCTGGTGCAAATCCTCCACCTGCTCTGCAAAGGGATG ACTCGCAGTAAGGTCGGTGCCCTGTGGAAAGAGGCGGGACTCAACTGGAGTGATTTCCTGTCCAAAGATGAAGACGTCAACAAGTTTGTCACTGAGCAG AAAGTGGAGTTCACAACCGGAGAGGAGCAGGAGTCCACGGACATCGCCAAGAAGCCGCTGAGCGCCGACGAGCTCAGGCAAGAGCTGGAGCGCCTCTTCCGCGACAAGGCCAGCAATCAGCGGGTCAAAGACTGGGTGGAG GCCAACCTGGATGAGCAGCAGAGCTCCTCCAACCAGTTCGTACGCGCACTCATGACCGCCGTGTGCCAGTTCGCCATTACAG GGGACCCATACAAAGTGGACGTGCCGCTGATCAACACCCGAGCCGCCCTGCTTCGGGACTTCCTGAACGACGAGGAGAAGGAGCTGCAGGCGCTCTACGCCCTGCAGGCGCTCATGGTGCAAATGGAGCAGCCTGCAA ACCTCCTGCGCATGTTCTTTGACGCGCTGTACGACGACGACGTCATCAAGGAGGAGGCCTTCTACAAGTGGGAGTCCAGCAAAGACGCGGCGGAGCAGAGCGGCAAAGGCGTGGCCCTCAAGTCGGTCACCGCCTTCTTCACTTGGCTGCGCGAGCCCGAGGAAGAGTCTGACAAAGACTAA